The Phycisphaeraceae bacterium genome has a window encoding:
- a CDS encoding adenosylhomocysteinase, whose product MDTGLPLFSNLPFKVADLSAKTVAFGRKEIELAEHEMPGLMALREKYRKTQPLKGARISGSLHMTIQTAVLIETLVDLGAQVRWASCNIFSTQDHAAAAVAVGPRGTVEKPQGVAVFAWKGETLPEYWWCTFQALNWPVSGGGAGVSGEGVSPAAYQGPTMILDDGGDATLLVHKGLEGNRTGKLDSPDSTDNEEFRCVLSLLNQLQQQDKSYWKHAAKDIIGVSEETTTGVHRLYEMQKQGTLLFPAINVNDSVTKSKFDNIYGCRHSLPDGIMRATDVMIAGKKVVILGYGDVGKGCAEAMKGCGARVYVTEIDPICALQACMQGYEVVTLEDVIDKADIFITATGNFNIITAEHMKRMKDKAIVGNIGHFDNEIDMAGLAKVPGIKRITVKPQTDEWVFPPSAARPQGHSVIILAEGRLLNLGCATGHPSFVMSASFSNQVLAQIELHTNHAAYEKKVYTLPKKLDEEVARLHLEKLGARLTKLSQEQARYIGVAVEGPYKPDHYRY is encoded by the coding sequence ATGGACACAGGCCTGCCGCTCTTTTCCAACCTGCCGTTCAAGGTGGCGGATCTGTCGGCCAAGACGGTCGCCTTCGGCCGCAAGGAGATCGAACTGGCCGAGCACGAGATGCCGGGCCTGATGGCGCTGCGCGAGAAGTACCGGAAGACCCAGCCGCTCAAGGGGGCGCGTATCTCCGGCTCGCTGCATATGACCATCCAGACCGCGGTGCTGATCGAGACGCTGGTCGATCTGGGCGCGCAGGTGCGCTGGGCGTCGTGCAACATTTTCTCGACCCAGGATCATGCCGCGGCCGCGGTGGCGGTCGGCCCCAGGGGCACCGTGGAGAAGCCCCAGGGCGTGGCCGTCTTCGCGTGGAAAGGCGAGACGCTGCCCGAGTACTGGTGGTGTACGTTCCAGGCGCTGAACTGGCCGGTTTCCGGGGGCGGGGCGGGCGTCAGTGGCGAAGGCGTCTCGCCTGCGGCCTACCAAGGCCCCACCATGATCCTCGACGACGGCGGCGACGCCACGCTCCTTGTCCACAAGGGTCTCGAAGGCAACCGCACCGGGAAACTCGACTCGCCCGACTCCACCGACAACGAGGAGTTCAGGTGCGTGCTCTCGCTGCTCAACCAGTTGCAGCAGCAGGACAAGTCCTACTGGAAGCACGCGGCCAAGGACATCATCGGCGTGAGCGAGGAGACCACCACCGGCGTGCATCGTCTCTACGAAATGCAGAAGCAGGGCACGCTGCTCTTCCCGGCCATCAACGTCAACGACTCGGTCACCAAGAGCAAGTTCGACAACATCTACGGCTGCCGCCACTCGCTGCCCGACGGCATCATGCGGGCCACAGACGTGATGATCGCGGGCAAGAAGGTGGTGATCCTGGGCTATGGCGACGTGGGCAAGGGCTGCGCCGAGGCCATGAAGGGCTGCGGCGCCCGCGTATACGTGACCGAGATCGATCCCATCTGCGCCCTGCAGGCGTGCATGCAGGGGTACGAGGTGGTGACGCTCGAGGACGTGATCGACAAGGCGGACATCTTCATCACCGCCACCGGCAACTTCAACATCATCACCGCCGAACACATGAAGCGGATGAAGGACAAGGCCATCGTCGGCAACATCGGGCACTTCGACAACGAGATCGACATGGCCGGGCTGGCCAAGGTGCCGGGCATCAAGCGCATCACCGTGAAGCCGCAGACGGACGAGTGGGTGTTTCCGCCCAGCGCCGCTCGCCCCCAGGGCCATTCGGTCATCATCCTGGCCGAGGGACGTCTGCTGAACCTCGGTTGCGCCACGGGGCACCCGTCGTTCGTGATGAGCGCCTCGTTCTCCAACCAGGTGTTGGCCCAGATCGAGCTGCACACCAACCACGCCGCCTACGAGAAGAAGGTCTACACCCTGCCCAAGAAGCTGGATGAGGAAGTGGCGCGGCTGCACCTGGAGAAACTCGGCGCCCGGCTTACGAAACTCAGTCAGGAGCAGGCCAGGTACATCGGCGTGGCGGTCGAGGGGCCGTACAAGCCGGACCACTACCGGTATTGA
- a CDS encoding UDP-N-acetylmuramoyl-L-alanyl-D-glutamate--2,6-diaminopimelate ligase, which yields MTIAGLIHDLPIRVRRGDAGTPVVSVADDSRQVVPGGLFVARRGRARDGAAFLADALDKGAGAVLVAAGVEVPPDGAGGRALVLETDDPDAVLPVLAERFHGEPSRKLALIGVTGTKGKTTTAWLVRHLLSVGGLKCGLFGTVEIDDGRERRPASLTTPPAIELSATLARMVEHGCRAAVMEVSSHSLDQGRVAGLRFVVGAFTNLTGDHLDYHGTMDAYAAAKSRLFTMLDAQAVAVVNADDPRADEMIARSPARVLRCGLQTPGGEAGATIFSMDASETHVAFHGPWGAVDVRLPLIGRHNVANALLAAAIAHVAGADAEAIALGLSSAAAPPGRLQPVSRADEPLTVLVDYAHTDDALDKVLTAVRPIVPEGAKLWVVFGCGGDRDRTKRPRMARVACALADRVVVTSDNPRTEPPDSIVREILTGVPADAGDRVEPIVDRREAIHHAVLRAEDGDVIVIAGKGHEDYQIIGAVKHPFDDRLVARAALNERLGSMVTP from the coding sequence ATGACCATCGCGGGACTGATTCACGACCTGCCCATCCGCGTTCGACGCGGGGACGCCGGCACGCCCGTCGTCTCCGTGGCGGACGACAGCCGCCAGGTCGTTCCCGGAGGGCTCTTCGTCGCCCGCAGAGGTCGCGCCCGCGATGGGGCGGCCTTTCTCGCCGACGCCCTCGACAAGGGGGCCGGCGCGGTGCTGGTCGCCGCCGGCGTTGAGGTTCCGCCCGATGGCGCCGGCGGCCGCGCCCTCGTGCTGGAAACCGATGATCCCGACGCCGTGCTCCCCGTGCTGGCCGAGCGCTTCCACGGCGAGCCGAGCCGGAAACTGGCCCTCATCGGCGTCACCGGCACCAAGGGCAAGACGACCACCGCGTGGCTGGTGCGGCATCTGCTGAGCGTCGGCGGCCTCAAGTGCGGCCTGTTCGGCACGGTGGAGATCGACGACGGGCGCGAGCGCCGCCCCGCCTCGCTCACCACCCCGCCCGCCATTGAACTCAGCGCCACGCTGGCGCGGATGGTCGAGCACGGCTGCCGCGCGGCGGTCATGGAGGTCTCCAGCCACTCCCTCGATCAGGGCCGGGTGGCGGGGCTGCGATTCGTCGTGGGCGCCTTCACCAACCTCACCGGCGACCACCTCGACTATCACGGCACGATGGACGCCTACGCCGCCGCCAAATCGCGGCTCTTCACCATGCTCGACGCGCAGGCCGTCGCCGTGGTGAACGCCGATGACCCCCGCGCGGATGAGATGATCGCACGCAGCCCGGCCCGCGTGCTGCGCTGCGGGCTGCAGACGCCGGGCGGCGAAGCCGGCGCCACCATCTTCTCCATGGACGCCAGCGAAACCCACGTGGCGTTCCACGGGCCGTGGGGGGCGGTCGATGTGCGGCTGCCGCTCATCGGACGCCACAACGTGGCCAACGCCCTGCTGGCGGCCGCCATCGCCCACGTGGCGGGCGCGGACGCCGAGGCCATCGCGCTGGGGCTGTCATCCGCCGCGGCCCCCCCCGGGCGGCTTCAGCCCGTCAGCCGCGCCGATGAGCCCCTCACCGTGCTCGTGGATTACGCCCACACCGATGACGCCCTCGACAAGGTGCTCACCGCGGTGCGCCCCATCGTGCCCGAGGGCGCGAAACTCTGGGTCGTCTTCGGCTGCGGCGGCGACCGAGACCGTACGAAAAGGCCGCGCATGGCCCGCGTGGCCTGCGCGCTGGCCGATCGCGTCGTCGTCACCAGCGACAACCCGCGCACCGAGCCGCCCGACTCGATCGTGCGGGAGATCCTCACCGGCGTGCCCGCCGACGCGGGCGACCGCGTCGAGCCGATCGTCGATCGGCGCGAGGCGATCCACCACGCCGTCCTCCGCGCCGAGGACGGCGACGTGATCGTCATCGCCGGCAAGGGGCACGAGGACTACCAGATCATCGGCGCGGTGAAGCACCCCTTCGACGACCGGCTGGTGGCGCGGGCCGCGCTCAACGAGCGCCTCGGGAGCATGGTGACGCCATGA
- a CDS encoding type II secretion system protein, which translates to MRITRRSVTDNPSSKPVIRHGVADPLTCRSCSWTSVVPLRTARLCGESSSLGFTLLELLVVIGIVALLFGLLLPALSSAGGASRSLTCQSNLRQLHAAAEMYANRSDGRYPVAVRYENREEFTTIAWDFEQTRRGVISPGVLWKGVIDVGEIHQCPDCHLDSTFGADPYTGYNYNTTYIAGEATFPNLGWARVRPGVPRGAWRKTETTAVFGDGAWKQGANKFMRAPGNTVEGSLQACYAGGQAFRHSGGRTNVVYLDGHIGSTSTPFRGRFATETLLRDVMDFPKNGFLSDDDSAYDPR; encoded by the coding sequence ATGCGAATCACACGACGATCGGTGACTGACAACCCATCCTCGAAACCGGTGATCAGGCATGGCGTCGCCGATCCGCTGACCTGCCGCTCATGCTCTTGGACTTCCGTTGTCCCACTGCGGACGGCGCGTCTCTGCGGTGAATCCTCCTCCCTCGGGTTCACGCTCCTGGAACTCCTCGTCGTCATCGGCATCGTGGCGCTGCTGTTCGGCCTGCTCCTGCCGGCGCTCAGCAGCGCGGGCGGAGCAAGCCGGTCGCTCACCTGTCAGTCGAACCTGCGGCAGCTCCACGCCGCGGCGGAGATGTACGCCAACCGCAGCGACGGGCGCTACCCCGTCGCGGTACGCTACGAAAACCGCGAAGAGTTCACCACCATCGCATGGGACTTCGAGCAGACGCGGCGCGGCGTGATCTCGCCCGGCGTGCTGTGGAAGGGCGTCATCGACGTGGGCGAGATCCATCAGTGCCCCGACTGCCACCTCGACAGCACCTTCGGGGCCGATCCGTACACCGGGTACAACTACAACACGACCTACATCGCGGGCGAGGCCACGTTTCCCAACCTCGGATGGGCGCGGGTGCGCCCCGGCGTGCCCCGCGGCGCCTGGCGCAAGACGGAGACCACCGCTGTCTTCGGCGACGGGGCGTGGAAACAGGGCGCCAACAAGTTCATGCGCGCCCCCGGCAACACCGTCGAGGGATCGCTTCAGGCCTGCTACGCGGGCGGACAGGCCTTCCGACACTCCGGCGGGCGGACCAACGTCGTTTACCTCGATGGTCACATCGGCAGCACCTCGACCCCCTTTCGCGGACGCTTCGCCACCGAAACCCTGCTGCGCGACGTCATGGACTTCCCAAAGAACGGCTTTCTGTCGGACGACGACTCGGCGTATGACCCCAGGTAG
- a CDS encoding glutamine synthetase III has product MVQTRINGTTHVKEVPFMNGNGPNGKETTSDLFGRDTFSGRVMRARLPGSVYKALQKTITQGLPLDAELAETVANAMKDWAIENGATHYTHWFQPLTGLTAEKHDSFYKPDGNGNAVAEFSGRELIQGEPDASSFPSGGIRETFEARGYTAWDPTSPAFLLRGPSGSTLCIPTAFASWTGEALDKKIPLLRSMDAVSHHALRVLRIFGTHHGVSRVTATVGCEQEYFLIDKKFYNERLDLRVCGRTLIGAKPPKGQSLEDHYFGSIPDRVLGYMQEVEKRLYALGVPVKTRHNEVAPGQYEIAPIFEDANIATDHQMLTMHVLRSTADEFGLVCLLHEKPFAGVNGSGKHNNWSIATDTGVNLLDPQDETHTNIQFLVFLAAVMRAVDRHADLLRAAIASPGNDHRLGANEAPPAIISIYLGDMLSDILAQVEKGDPRKTKRGGNLDLGARTLPQIPRHSGDRNRTSPFAFTGNKFEFRAVGSSAPVAWPITVLNTIIAESLDSIATELENRVGRNPTPEKVHAAAKQYLRELVKEHKRIVFDGDNYSEKWHAEAAKRGLPNLKTTPDALAALRDPKAQHLFEHYRVLNKRELHARTDIAYERYNKVLSIEAKTLCTMLRTEVLPAALRYESEIADAVASKKLAERSARSEEELLDEVSGLIADLRDAIRQVEAAEARHAANVVKHAEHIRDHLVPAMVKAREASDRLEAHIPRDLWPLPTYDEMLFVK; this is encoded by the coding sequence ATGGTGCAGACCCGCATCAACGGCACGACCCACGTGAAGGAAGTCCCATTCATGAACGGCAACGGGCCCAACGGCAAGGAGACGACCTCCGATCTCTTCGGCCGCGACACGTTCTCGGGCCGCGTCATGCGCGCCCGACTGCCCGGCAGCGTGTACAAGGCGCTGCAGAAGACCATCACGCAGGGGCTTCCGCTCGATGCCGAACTTGCCGAGACCGTGGCCAACGCCATGAAGGACTGGGCCATCGAGAACGGCGCCACGCATTACACCCACTGGTTCCAGCCGCTGACTGGCCTGACAGCGGAGAAGCACGACTCGTTCTACAAGCCGGACGGCAACGGCAACGCCGTCGCCGAGTTCTCCGGGCGCGAACTCATCCAGGGCGAGCCGGACGCGTCGAGTTTCCCCTCGGGGGGCATCCGCGAGACCTTCGAGGCCCGCGGGTACACCGCGTGGGATCCCACCAGCCCGGCCTTCCTGCTGCGCGGTCCGTCCGGCTCGACGCTGTGCATCCCCACCGCCTTCGCGTCGTGGACGGGCGAGGCGCTGGACAAGAAAATCCCGCTCCTGCGCTCGATGGACGCCGTCAGCCACCACGCCCTGCGCGTCCTGCGGATCTTCGGCACGCACCACGGCGTGTCGCGCGTCACCGCCACCGTGGGCTGCGAGCAGGAGTACTTCCTGATCGACAAGAAATTTTACAACGAGCGGCTGGACCTGCGCGTGTGCGGACGCACGCTCATCGGCGCCAAGCCGCCCAAGGGTCAGTCGCTGGAGGATCACTACTTCGGCTCCATCCCCGACCGCGTGCTGGGCTACATGCAGGAGGTGGAGAAGCGGCTCTACGCCCTGGGCGTGCCCGTCAAGACCCGCCACAACGAGGTGGCGCCGGGTCAGTACGAGATCGCTCCCATCTTCGAGGACGCCAACATCGCCACCGACCACCAGATGCTCACTATGCACGTGCTGCGAAGCACGGCGGACGAGTTCGGGCTGGTCTGCCTGCTGCACGAGAAGCCCTTCGCCGGCGTCAACGGCTCGGGCAAGCACAATAACTGGTCCATCGCCACCGACACGGGCGTCAACCTGCTCGACCCGCAGGACGAAACGCACACCAACATCCAGTTCCTGGTCTTCCTGGCGGCGGTGATGCGGGCCGTCGATCGTCACGCCGACCTGCTGCGGGCCGCCATCGCCAGTCCCGGGAATGACCACCGGCTGGGCGCCAACGAGGCCCCGCCCGCCATCATCTCCATCTACCTGGGCGACATGCTGTCCGACATCCTGGCGCAGGTGGAGAAGGGCGACCCGCGCAAGACCAAGCGAGGGGGCAACCTCGACCTGGGCGCCCGCACCCTGCCCCAGATCCCCCGCCACTCGGGCGACCGCAACCGCACCAGCCCCTTCGCCTTCACGGGCAACAAGTTCGAGTTCCGCGCCGTGGGCTCCAGCGCGCCTGTGGCATGGCCCATCACGGTGCTCAACACCATCATCGCCGAGTCGCTCGATTCCATCGCCACGGAGCTGGAAAACCGCGTCGGCAGGAATCCGACCCCGGAGAAGGTCCACGCCGCCGCCAAGCAGTACCTGCGCGAACTGGTCAAGGAGCACAAGCGCATCGTCTTCGACGGCGACAACTACTCGGAGAAGTGGCACGCCGAAGCCGCCAAGCGCGGGCTGCCCAACCTGAAGACGACGCCGGACGCGCTGGCCGCCCTGCGCGACCCCAAGGCGCAGCATCTCTTCGAGCACTACAGGGTGCTGAACAAGCGCGAGCTGCATGCACGCACCGACATCGCCTACGAGCGCTACAACAAGGTGTTGTCGATCGAGGCCAAGACCCTCTGCACCATGCTGCGGACGGAAGTGCTGCCCGCCGCCCTGCGCTACGAATCGGAGATCGCCGACGCCGTGGCCAGCAAGAAACTCGCCGAGCGCAGCGCCCGCTCGGAAGAGGAACTGCTGGATGAAGTCAGCGGCCTGATCGCAGACCTGCGGGACGCCATCAGGCAGGTCGAAGCCGCCGAAGCCAGGCACGCGGCCAACGTGGTCAAGCACGCCGAGCACATCCGCGACCATCTCGTGCCCGCCATGGTGAAGGCACGCGAGGCATCGGATCGGCTCGAAGCCCACATCCCCCGCGACCTCTGGCCCCTGCCCACCTACGACGAGATGCTGTTTGTGAAGTGA
- a CDS encoding phospho-N-acetylmuramoyl-pentapeptide-transferase, with translation MLYNLFQNQDFQNWLDAIGLGPLVTLMFQLEFRAFFAVVVSFAFVLAFGKPIIRRLVKLKVGDAPEFYNKSLNELMAGKRNTPTMGGLLIIGAILFTVLLLADLRHFHVLLGIVVILWMAMIGAVDDWLKLTSARRSTGSREGLYAWEKLLFQLGIAMLVGVFLYLREGPPEARVLTLPFQRTYVPGLDTLTLEAGVIILGLPMFVLIVTLLIAGTSNAVNLTDGMDGLATGITIIAAFTMMALCYIAGSSDAAGRLLVPHIREGREMMVLTGAMAGACLGFLWFNCSPAMVFMGDTGSLSLGGLLAYIAVVIRQEVLLLIIGGVFFMEMASVILQVGCFKATGGKRIFRVSPIHHHFHLGGWSEQQVVIRFWVLGVICSMIALVSIKLR, from the coding sequence ATGCTCTACAACCTCTTCCAGAACCAGGATTTTCAGAACTGGCTTGACGCCATCGGGCTGGGGCCGCTGGTCACGCTGATGTTCCAGCTCGAGTTCCGCGCGTTCTTCGCCGTGGTGGTGAGTTTCGCCTTCGTGCTCGCCTTCGGCAAGCCCATCATCCGCCGGCTCGTGAAACTCAAGGTCGGCGACGCCCCCGAGTTCTACAACAAGTCGCTCAACGAACTCATGGCCGGCAAGCGCAACACGCCCACCATGGGCGGGCTGCTCATCATCGGCGCGATCCTCTTCACCGTGCTGCTGCTGGCCGACCTGCGCCACTTCCACGTGCTGCTGGGCATCGTCGTCATCCTGTGGATGGCCATGATCGGCGCGGTGGATGACTGGCTCAAACTCACCTCCGCCCGCCGGTCCACCGGCTCACGCGAAGGGCTCTACGCGTGGGAGAAACTGCTCTTTCAGCTCGGCATCGCCATGCTGGTCGGCGTCTTTCTCTACCTGCGCGAAGGCCCGCCGGAAGCCCGCGTGCTCACGCTGCCCTTCCAGCGCACCTACGTGCCCGGGCTGGACACCCTCACGCTCGAGGCGGGCGTCATCATCCTCGGCCTGCCCATGTTCGTGCTCATCGTCACGCTGCTGATCGCCGGCACTTCCAACGCCGTCAACCTGACCGACGGCATGGACGGACTGGCCACCGGCATCACCATCATCGCCGCGTTCACCATGATGGCGCTCTGCTACATCGCCGGGTCGAGCGACGCCGCCGGGCGACTGCTGGTCCCCCACATCCGCGAGGGACGCGAGATGATGGTCCTCACCGGGGCCATGGCGGGGGCGTGCCTGGGCTTCCTGTGGTTCAACTGCTCGCCCGCCATGGTGTTCATGGGCGACACCGGCTCGCTCTCGCTGGGCGGGCTGCTGGCCTACATCGCCGTGGTCATCCGCCAGGAAGTGCTGCTCCTCATCATCGGCGGCGTCTTCTTCATGGAGATGGCCAGCGTCATCCTGCAGGTCGGCTGCTTCAAGGCCACCGGCGGCAAACGCATCTTCCGCGTCTCGCCCATCCACCACCACTTCCACCTCGGCGGCTGGAGCGAACAGCAGGTCGTCATCCGCTTCTGGGTGCTGGGGGTGATCTGCTCCATGATCGCGCTGGTGTCGATCAAGCTGCGGTGA
- the queA gene encoding tRNA preQ1(34) S-adenosylmethionine ribosyltransferase-isomerase QueA, translating into MRLEELDYHLPPERIATRPVEPRDAARLLVYRRQSDAVEHVRVRDLPSLLGRDALVVNDTSVLPARLLAVRLDSGGRVEGLFLGEAAPGSWSLMLRSNGRLRQGLRLALIDPRRGEATTHQLTLSARDGAVWTAELSSDLPTEGVLDRVGMTPLPPYILRARASGGVDGSVPGSAIGDDRDRAWYQTVYAEMSKRRSVAAPTAGLHFTPDLLTALSRQGVTRLSVTLHVGAGTFQPVSTERVEDHPMHREWFSVPRATLEGIARVRAAGGRAIAVGTTAVRALESAAGGDPCVELEPPSRDADVVAGATRLMIAPGYAFRLVDGLMTNFHLPRSTLLLLVGAMVGLDRLKSLYAEAIERGYRFYSYGDAMLVLP; encoded by the coding sequence ATGCGACTTGAGGAACTGGACTACCACCTGCCGCCGGAGCGGATCGCCACGCGGCCCGTGGAGCCGCGCGACGCGGCTCGCCTGCTGGTGTATCGGCGTCAGTCCGACGCCGTCGAGCACGTCCGGGTGCGTGATCTGCCTTCCCTGCTGGGGCGCGATGCGCTGGTGGTCAACGATACGTCGGTGCTGCCCGCGCGACTGCTGGCGGTGCGACTGGACAGCGGCGGGCGCGTCGAGGGCCTCTTCCTCGGCGAGGCGGCTCCGGGGTCATGGTCGCTCATGCTCCGAAGCAACGGACGCCTCCGGCAGGGACTGCGCCTCGCCCTGATCGACCCGCGCCGCGGCGAGGCGACCACTCACCAACTGACCCTGTCGGCCCGCGATGGAGCCGTGTGGACAGCCGAGCTCTCCTCCGACCTTCCGACCGAGGGCGTGCTTGACCGGGTGGGCATGACGCCGCTCCCGCCGTACATTCTGCGGGCGCGAGCATCCGGCGGGGTGGACGGATCGGTTCCCGGGTCCGCCATCGGGGACGATCGAGACCGGGCGTGGTATCAGACCGTCTACGCCGAGATGTCCAAGCGTCGGAGCGTCGCCGCGCCGACCGCGGGGCTGCACTTCACGCCCGACCTGCTGACGGCGCTGTCGCGTCAGGGCGTGACGCGGCTGAGCGTCACGCTGCACGTGGGCGCCGGCACGTTCCAGCCGGTGTCCACCGAGCGCGTGGAGGATCACCCCATGCACCGGGAATGGTTCAGCGTGCCGCGAGCCACGCTGGAGGGGATCGCCCGCGTGCGGGCGGCGGGGGGGCGCGCCATCGCCGTCGGCACCACCGCCGTGCGGGCCCTGGAGTCGGCGGCTGGAGGCGACCCGTGCGTCGAGCTCGAGCCCCCGTCGCGGGATGCCGACGTGGTCGCGGGCGCGACCCGTCTGATGATCGCGCCGGGTTACGCATTCCGCCTGGTGGACGGCCTGATGACGAACTTCCACCTGCCCCGTTCGACCCTGCTGCTGCTGGTCGGCGCCATGGTCGGACTGGATCGGCTCAAGTCGCTTTACGCCGAGGCGATCGAGCGCGGCTACCGGTTCTACTCCTACGGCGATGCAATGCTGGTGCTGCCGTGA
- the murF gene encoding UDP-N-acetylmuramoyl-tripeptide--D-alanyl-D-alanine ligase: MMKNVLSPDSLARITAGRWLRAPAPGDLAEGVGIDSRDNLARRLFFAIRGERHDGHDHLAQAFANGAVAAVVERADAADTAPGRPVLVVESVRRALGRLAAAHRDTLTGAAVIAITGSAGKTTTKHLLGAMLSAALPGTCARKSFNNDIGVPLSILEASPHDRFLVLEIGTNAPGEIAALAAIARPDIAIITSIGRAHLAGLGSVEHVLREKGDLLDHLRRPTGGLAILPSAWPDLAARLRGGRAVWVGEDAAADLRLTARGGDGPFWFEINGRERFDLLLPGRHNAINAMMAIAAARRLGVSDDAIAAALAAAHGPPMRLERTTLGGVTLINDAYNANPESMLASLHAFVELSRGATRRVLVLGDMLELGDAATACHEEIGRAIAALDRHTAIARVCFIGQHAADVRRGLGSGWSGERFTSLPALADAAARLVETLRPGDAVLLKGSRRIGLERLRTALEARTALSAPAAV, from the coding sequence GTGATGAAGAACGTGCTGTCGCCGGATTCACTGGCCCGGATCACCGCCGGCCGCTGGCTGCGGGCGCCCGCCCCCGGCGATCTCGCGGAAGGCGTGGGCATCGACTCGCGCGACAACCTCGCCCGCCGCCTGTTCTTCGCCATCCGGGGCGAGCGGCACGACGGCCACGACCACCTCGCCCAGGCCTTCGCCAACGGGGCCGTCGCGGCGGTGGTGGAGCGTGCGGACGCCGCCGACACCGCCCCCGGCCGCCCCGTGCTGGTGGTGGAGAGCGTCCGCCGCGCCCTGGGCCGCCTCGCCGCCGCCCACCGCGACACGCTCACCGGCGCCGCCGTCATCGCCATCACCGGCTCGGCGGGCAAGACCACCACCAAGCACCTGCTTGGCGCCATGCTGAGCGCCGCCCTGCCCGGCACCTGCGCCAGGAAGAGCTTCAACAACGACATCGGCGTGCCCCTCTCGATCCTCGAGGCCTCGCCGCACGACCGCTTCCTCGTGCTCGAAATCGGCACCAACGCCCCCGGCGAAATCGCCGCGCTCGCCGCCATCGCGCGGCCGGACATCGCCATCATCACCAGCATCGGCCGCGCCCATCTCGCCGGGCTCGGCTCGGTCGAACACGTGCTCCGCGAGAAGGGCGACCTGCTCGACCACCTGCGCCGCCCCACGGGGGGGCTGGCCATTCTGCCTTCCGCCTGGCCCGACCTCGCCGCCCGCCTGCGGGGGGGGCGCGCCGTGTGGGTGGGCGAGGACGCCGCCGCCGACCTGCGGCTGACCGCCCGGGGCGGCGACGGACCATTCTGGTTCGAGATCAACGGGCGCGAGCGCTTCGACCTGCTTCTCCCCGGCCGGCACAACGCGATCAACGCCATGATGGCCATCGCCGCCGCCCGGCGCCTGGGCGTCAGCGATGACGCGATCGCCGCCGCCCTCGCCGCCGCCCACGGCCCGCCCATGCGGCTGGAGCGCACCACCCTCGGCGGCGTCACCCTCATCAACGACGCCTACAACGCCAACCCGGAGTCCATGCTCGCCTCGCTGCACGCCTTCGTGGAGCTCTCGCGCGGCGCGACCCGCCGCGTCCTCGTGCTCGGCGACATGCTGGAGCTGGGCGACGCGGCGACCGCCTGCCACGAGGAGATCGGCCGCGCCATCGCCGCCCTCGATCGGCACACCGCCATCGCGCGGGTGTGCTTCATCGGTCAACACGCCGCGGATGTCCGGCGCGGGCTGGGAAGCGGCTGGAGCGGCGAGCGATTCACCTCGCTGCCCGCGCTCGCCGACGCCGCGGCGCGCCTCGTCGAAACGCTCCGGCCCGGCGACGCCGTGCTGCTCAAGGGCTCGCGCCGCATCGGCCTGGAGCGCCTCAGGACCGCGCTGGAGGCGCGAACCGCCCTCAGCGCCCCGGCCGCCGTGTGA